One genomic segment of Penaeus monodon isolate SGIC_2016 chromosome 31, NSTDA_Pmon_1, whole genome shotgun sequence includes these proteins:
- the LOC119592925 gene encoding acetylcholine-gated chloride channel subunit acc-1-like, giving the protein MSDGTKSIVKPEILQEFLYVVREGEPLPSDTSRLNEDVLYRGSENTLLLIYVVRIEAMCIFRLHNYPFDRQKCQLGFSYYDNPEIGVLQKGEISMEATRELLEYEIVNETMTVGETNQFMSSLQVEIEFQNQYTFYITNVIVPTLLMAIICYLTFYFQLNDFQIWIDCSVDVSSTKLKKFPHCPRDRIVISLTSMLVLATLFTQMSQSIPKTAYFKVIDGWFMSLIVIDFLVVVIHTIIENLCGMRAPPVNKSVKHSPIQVAWSSHERSDTKGFIMAQKVNAASQIMFPFLITLMCTIFAIFGYSSLYMAS; this is encoded by the exons ATGTCGGACGGAACGAAGAGCATTGTCAAACCTGAGATACTGCAGGAGTTTCTTTACGTTGTGCGAGAGGGAGAGCCGCTGCCTTCTGACACCAGCAGGTTGAATGAAG ATGTTCTCTACAGAGGCAGTGAAAATACCCTACTACTTATTTATGTAGTGAGAATAGAGGCTATGTGCATATTCCGACTACACAACTATCCCTTTGACAGACAGAAATGTCAACTGGGATTCAGCTATTATGATAACCCAGAAATAGGCGTTCTGCAAAAG GGTGAAATCTCCATGGAAGCTACAAGGGAACTACTTGAGTACGAGATTGTAAATGAGACTATGACTGTTGGTGAAACCAACCAGTTCATGTCGAGTCTTCAG GTGGAGATTGAATTCCAGAACCAGTACACTTTCTATATCACCAACGTCATAGTGCCGACCCTCCTTATGGCAATCATCTGTTATCTCACCTTTTATTTCCAGCTCAATGATTTTCAG ATATGGATTGATTGTTCTGTTGATGTCAGCTCAACAAAGCTGAAAAAGTTTCCACACTGTCCAAGA GACCGCATCGTGATTTCCCTGACGTCCATGCTGGTGCTGGCAACGCTCTTCACCCAAATGAGCCAGTCCATTCCCAAGACGGCTTATTTCAAAGTCATCGATGGCTGGTTCATGTCTCTCATTGTCATCGACTTCTTGGTTGTTGTTATTCACACTATCATTGAAAACCTCTGTGGAATGAGAGCTCCCCCTGTGAACAAATCTGTCAAGCACAGTCCCATCCAAGTTGCATGGTCTTCACATGAGCGAAGTGACACCAAGGGTTTCATTATGGCACAGAAAGTGAATGCTGCTTCCCAGATTATGTTCCCCTTCTTAATTACTCTAATGTGCACCATCTTTGCCATTTTTGGCTATTCTAGCTTATATATGGCATCATAA
- the LOC119593080 gene encoding uncharacterized protein LOC119593080 — translation MICTLVFVLVASTFGMSAAVGSDGGSEVVVARMDGLGTSSIQAENLPEMAQMSVCLRVKLLQWSMPSFVLTYASNSTQDLALAFLMHKRSIFFHCCNGSIEVLIPADLNLFLWHHACFSFDLLENTLLILLDDKVFSPALPNRNTQRPVTLPGGRRLLLGQRSPGQASTAWNSLRGEMAEFRLYNTSLPRDKLQEYVACHEMNTSSEPLLSFDDLTDFTINSEGIFGSVSRGALCQRKPYHLHLITIKYSFEESRRACEMFGGRLATAPTAEETELIAEQFSEFRQQCVTPRGTFYWLGLQFDPAKKAWLDIATLSPLPPRDASDASEPPFPCATAGNPLLPSWHSTSCDALSCPLCNVSSHVVLLLRGLCKESKFDRSFSAYGYHNGKPAFEGFQCSRLVWDNATWVLSTRLSRDTTARPISLLSSRSPPFGYKLWSIEGDNCGQSKATLLLTPCAEGQFTCSDFACIPIALRCDRSPDCADSSDEHNCQKVFLGEGYSKSIPPPSTSDSQPLHLNVTFSVTAIREFSLVGFRMSLDGVLRCTWRDARLSFANLHSNSMLNDIKVG, via the exons ATGATCTGCACCTTGGTGTTCGTTCTCGTCGCCTCCACCTTCGGGATGTCGGCTGCTGTCGGCTCGG ACGGCGGGTCCGAAGTAGTGGTTGCAAGGATGGACGGTCTCGGCACCAGCTCGATCCAGGCAGAGAACCTCCCCGAGATGGCCCAG atgagtgtgtgtttaaGGGTGAAACTTCTGCAGTGGTCAATGCCTTCCTTCGTTCTTACTTACGCCAGCAACTCGACACAGGATCTCGCTCTAG CTTTCCTGATGCACAAACGCTCCATCTTCTTCCACTGCTGCAACGGGAGCATCGAGGTCCTTATCCCAGCGGATTTGAACCTCTTCCTGTGGCATCATGCCTGCTTCTCGTTCGATCTGCTCGAAAACACGCTCCTTATCTTGCTGGACGATAAG GTTTTCTCGCCCGCACTCCCGAACCGGAACACGCAAAGGCCGGTGACACTGCCAGGCGGAAGGCGTCTTCTCCTTGGGCAGCGGAGCCCAGGACAGGCAAGTACTGCTTGGAACTCCCTCCGCGGCGAAATGGCAGAGTTTCGTCTCTACAACACCTCTCTCCCTCGAGACAAACTGCAGGAGTATGTGGCGTGTCACGAGATGAACACCAGTTCGGAGCCACTTCTTAGCTTTGACGACTTGACAGATTTCACCATAAACAGCGAGGGAATATTTGGCTCCGTGTCACGAGGAGCCCTTTGCCAGAGAAAACCCTACCATCTGCATCTCATAACCATAAAGTACAGCTTCGAGGAATCGCGGAGAGCGTGCGAGATGTTCGGCGGCCGCCTCGCCACCGCCCCGACCGCCGAGGAAACGGAACTCATCGCCGAGCAGTTTTCGGAGTTCAGGCAGCAGTGCGTCACGCCCAGGGGGACCTTCTACTGGCTCGGCCTCCAGTTCGACCCCGCGAAGAAGGCCTGGCTGGATATCGCCACCCTGTCGCCCCTTCCTCCGCGCGATGCCTCGGACGCGAGCGAGCCCCCGTTTCCCTGCGCCACGGCGGGAAACCCCCTCCTTCCATCGTGGCATTCAACCAGCTGCGACGCCCTTTCGTGCCCGCTGTGTAACGTCTCCAGTCACGTTGTGCTCCTCCTGCGGGGCCTGTGTAAGGAGTCCAAGTTCGACCGGTCCTTCAGCGCCTACGGCTACCACAATGGCAAGCCGGCTTTCGAGGGCTTTCAGTGCAGCCGGCTGGTGTGGGACAACGCCACGTGGGTTCTGTCCACTCGCCTGAGCCGGGACACAACGGCGCGGCCGATCTCCTTGCTGTCCTCGCGGAGCCCGCCCTTCGGCTACAAGCTCTGGAGCATCGAGGGCGACAACTGCGGCCAGAGCAAG GCGACGCTGCTGCTAACGCCGTGCGCGGAGGGTCAGTTCACCTGCTCCGACTTCGCCTGCATCCCCATCGCCCTCCGCTGCGACCGGTCACCCGACTGCGCCGACAGCTCCGACGAACATAACTGCCAGAAGGTCTTCCTCGGCGAGGGCTACTCGAAATCCATCCCTCCGCCGAGTACGAGCGACTCCCAGCCCTTGCACTTGAACGTGACTTTCTCAGTTACGGCCATTCGAGAGTTCAGTTTGGTGGGCTTCAGGATGTCACTCGATGGTGTGTTGCGCTGCACGTGGCGCGACGCGAGGCTCAGCTTCGCCAACTTGCACAGCAATTCCATGTTGAATGATATCAAGGTGGGATGA